From a single Silene latifolia isolate original U9 population chromosome 6, ASM4854445v1, whole genome shotgun sequence genomic region:
- the LOC141587997 gene encoding uncharacterized protein LOC141587997, which yields MGGVRGDVEQLILDATGYIEGSFPFRYLGVPLNAGKLNKEMFADLIAKIQQSLHHWSAYKLSYAGRISLINTVIFGLEQFWCSTLLIPKGVIKMITKFCRNFLWNSEEGTRKLIWKSWVSYCAPHQEGGFQIKEVLAWNRSVMCKWIWDIENHSDNLWVSWNYKYNIKSGCFWDQEIKPCHSESWRNILQVKDLLLQQFGSSDVVQQILHSCAKNGKLKMDLIYEHFRTKFEKVRWHIAVWSRAVLPKHSIITVLAMQNKLATIDQLNSRGICLVNWCVLCKQDAESHTHLFFRCSFSSTIWSMLLHWMKISGRSKQLKRELNWIVSRRAKKHWKALWFSGCVAALVYSIWEERNIRIFQGIEHDIQYVVKRIQFIISTRILHVLPTCRHVMFREACNV from the coding sequence ATGGGAGGAGTTCGAGGAGATGTAGAACAGTTGATATTGGATGCAACAGGATACATTGAAGGGTCATTTCCCTTTCGTTATCTTGGGGTGCCACTAAATGCAGGTAAACTGAACAAAGAGATGTTTGCAGACCTCATTGCTAAGATACAACAGTCTTTGCACCATTGGTCAGCCTACAAACTTTCTTATGCAGGTAGGATCAGTCTTATAAATACTGTTATCTTTGGATTAGAACAATTTTGGTGTTCAACCTTGTTAATACCAAAAGGGGTCATAAAAATGATCACAAAGTTCTGTAGGAACTTCCTTTGGAATTCTGAGGAGGGAACTAGGAAACTCATTTGGAAGAGTTGGGTTTCTTATTGTGCACCTCATCAGGAGGGTGGTTTCCAGATTAAAGAAGTTTTAGCTTGGAATAGAAGTGTAATGTGCAAATGGATTTGGGATATTGAGAACCATTCTGATAACTTGTGGGtcagttggaattataaatacaATATCAAATCTGGGTGTTTTTGGGATCAGGAGATTAAACCCTGTCATTCTGAAAGTTGGAGAAACATCTTGCAAGTTAAGGATCTGCTTCTGCAGCAGTTTGGTTCATCTGATGTTGTTCAGCAGATTCTGCATTCATGTGCCAAGAATGGGAAGCTGAAGATGGATTTGATTTATGAGCATTTTAGAACTAAGTTTGAGAAGGTTAGATGGCATATAGCTGTGTGGAGCAGAGCTGTTCTACCTAAGCACAGCATTATCACCGTGCTTGCAATGCAAAATAAATTGGCAACTATTGATCAATTAAATAGCAGGGGTATATGTTTGGTGAATTGGTGTGTTTTGTGCAAGCAGGATGCTGAATCCCATACTCACTTGTTCTTTCGATGTTCTTTTTCATCAACTATCTGGTCCATGCTCCTCCATTGGATGAAGATCTCAGGAAGATCTAAGCAGCTGAAAAGAGAGCTTAACTGGATAGTAAGCAGGAGGGCTAAGAAACATTGGAAGGCTCTATGGTTTTCAGGTTGTGTTGCAGCATTGGTCTATAGTATTTGGGAAGAGCGTAACATCCGAATATTTCAGGGTATTGAGCATGATATCCAGTATGTGGTTAAGAGGATACAGTTTATTATAAGCACTAGGATATTACATGTATTGCCTACATGTAGGCATGTGATGTTCCGGGAAGCTTGTAATGTTTGA
- the LOC141587998 gene encoding putative mitochondrial protein AtMg01250, whose amino-acid sequence MLRVFHFPPQFQKWILGGLTSTWFSIKINGDVTGFFQGGSGLRQGDPLSPFIFVMSMEILSRLLRGIHKQAQVSYHPKCGRLGLNHLIFADDLMIFSRGDLPSVTAVTNTLSKFAKVSGLQANPDKN is encoded by the coding sequence ATGCTCAGGGTGTTTCATTTTCCTCCTCAATTTCAGAAATGGATTCTTGGCGGTCTCACCTCAACTTGGTTCAGCATCAAGATCAATGGAGATGTTACAGGGTTTTTCCAAGGAGGTAGTGGGTTGAGACAAGGGGACCCACTATCCCCTTTCATCTttgttatgagtatggagatttTATCACGGTTACTAAGAGGTATTCATAAGCAGGCTCAGGTTTCTTATCACCCAAAGTGTGGCAGACTAGGACTTAACCATTTAATATTTGCTGATGATTTAATGATTTTCAGTAGGGGTGATCTACCTTCAGTTACTGCAGTGACTAATACTTTGAGTAAGTTTGCTAAAGTATCAGGGTTGCAGGCAAATCCTGATAAAAACTAA